The Azospirillum brasilense genome window below encodes:
- a CDS encoding enoyl-CoA hydratase/isomerase family protein, giving the protein MSDPAQTQNAQTQNAEILFERRGAIGLVTLNRPKALNALTLGMIRLFDPQLRAWIADPAVKAIVVQGAGEKAFCAGGDVVNLYETGKAAKAGQGDGASIRAFFSEEYVLNRLIHTCPKPYVALIDGISMGGGVGLSVHGSHRIVTERTMFAMPETGIGLYPDVGGTYFLPRLPGQVGIWLGLTGDRLKAADMIEVGAADAFIPSAKLESLIAELADGVPADEVVARHREEAGEPPVAANRAAIDRCYAHNAVEAIVAALEAEGTEWATGQLATLKRVSPTSLKVTLEALRRGAKLDFDSCMIQELRLSLAFLARHDVYEGIRAALVDKDRNPRWSPASLAEVTAEEVDGYFAEPVGGDLRFTE; this is encoded by the coding sequence ATGAGCGACCCCGCCCAGACCCAGAACGCCCAGACCCAGAACGCCGAGATCCTGTTCGAACGCCGCGGCGCCATTGGGCTGGTGACGCTGAACCGCCCGAAGGCGCTGAACGCCCTGACGCTGGGCATGATCCGCCTGTTCGATCCGCAACTGCGCGCCTGGATCGCCGATCCCGCGGTCAAGGCCATCGTCGTGCAGGGCGCAGGCGAGAAGGCCTTCTGCGCCGGCGGCGACGTGGTGAACCTGTACGAGACGGGCAAGGCCGCCAAGGCGGGGCAGGGCGACGGCGCGTCCATCCGCGCCTTCTTCAGCGAGGAGTATGTCCTCAACCGCCTGATCCACACTTGCCCGAAGCCCTATGTGGCGCTGATCGACGGCATCAGCATGGGCGGCGGCGTCGGGCTGTCGGTGCACGGGTCGCATCGAATCGTGACGGAACGGACGATGTTCGCCATGCCGGAGACGGGCATCGGGCTCTATCCGGACGTCGGCGGCACCTACTTCCTGCCGCGCCTGCCCGGGCAGGTCGGCATCTGGCTGGGCCTGACCGGCGACCGTCTAAAGGCGGCCGACATGATCGAGGTCGGCGCTGCCGACGCCTTCATCCCCAGCGCCAAGCTGGAGTCCCTGATCGCCGAGCTGGCCGACGGCGTGCCGGCCGACGAGGTGGTCGCGCGCCATCGCGAGGAAGCCGGCGAACCGCCGGTCGCCGCCAACCGCGCGGCCATTGACCGTTGCTACGCCCACAACGCGGTGGAGGCCATCGTCGCCGCTCTTGAAGCAGAGGGCACGGAGTGGGCCACCGGCCAGCTCGCCACGCTGAAGCGGGTGTCGCCGACCAGCCTGAAGGTGACGCTGGAGGCGCTGCGCCGCGGCGCCAAGCTGGACTTCGACAGCTGCATGATCCAGGAGCTTCGCCTCAGCCTCGCTTTCCTTGCCCGCCATGATGTCTATGAAGGCATCCGCGCGGCGCTGGTGGACAAGGATCGGAATCCGCGTTGGTCGCCGGCCTCCCTTGCCGAAGTGACGGCTGAAGAGGTCGATGGTTACTTCGCCGAACCCGTTGGCGGGGATTTGCGCTTTACCGAATGA
- a CDS encoding ABC transporter ATP-binding protein, protein MASDVILETRGLTKEFRGFVAVRDVSLRVKRGSIHALIGPNGAGKTTVFNLLTKFLQPSNGNILFNGRDITAVKPADVARLGIIRSFQISAVFPHLSVLENVRVGLQRPLGNSFHFWKSESVLDRLNGRAMELLEDVGLAGYAHRPAAELPYGRKRALEIATTLALEPEMLLLDEPMAGMGHEDIDRIAALIKRVSANRTILMVEHNLSVVSNLSDWITVLARGEVLAEGPYAEVSRHPKVREAYMGSGHA, encoded by the coding sequence ATGGCAAGTGACGTCATTCTGGAGACGCGCGGACTGACCAAGGAATTCCGGGGCTTCGTCGCCGTCCGCGACGTCAGCCTGCGGGTGAAACGGGGGTCCATCCATGCGCTGATCGGTCCCAACGGGGCCGGAAAAACGACCGTTTTCAATCTGCTCACCAAGTTTCTTCAACCCAGCAATGGGAACATCCTGTTCAACGGGCGCGACATCACCGCGGTGAAGCCGGCGGACGTGGCGCGCCTGGGCATCATCCGCTCCTTCCAGATCTCGGCGGTGTTCCCGCATCTGTCGGTTCTGGAGAATGTGCGCGTCGGGCTGCAACGGCCGCTCGGCAATTCCTTCCACTTCTGGAAATCGGAATCGGTGCTCGACCGTCTGAACGGGAGGGCGATGGAGCTGCTGGAGGATGTCGGGCTCGCCGGCTACGCCCACCGGCCCGCGGCGGAGCTTCCCTATGGCCGCAAGCGGGCGCTGGAGATTGCCACGACGCTGGCCCTGGAGCCGGAAATGCTGCTGCTGGACGAGCCGATGGCCGGCATGGGGCACGAGGACATCGACCGCATCGCGGCGCTCATCAAGCGGGTCTCGGCCAACCGCACGATCCTGATGGTGGAGCACAACCTGTCCGTGGTTTCCAACCTGTCGGACTGGATCACCGTGCTGGCCCGCGGCGAGGTCCTGGCCGAGGGGCCTTACGCCGAGGTGTCGCGCCACCCGAAGGTCCGGGAAGCCTATATGGGGAGCGGTCATGCCTGA
- a CDS encoding MarR family winged helix-turn-helix transcriptional regulator yields the protein MRKPYYESILLIERLHRHFLEVLKTELDRLGIQDINNVQSLILYNIGEDEMTVGELTARGYYLGSNVSYNVKKMVENGYLGQERSPHDRRSVRVRLSEKGLDLREKISRMFERHLTALEKAGFSDEELVKANETLRKLERFWSASLDYSGFPLTSAA from the coding sequence GTGCGCAAACCCTATTATGAAAGCATCCTCTTGATCGAACGGCTTCACCGCCACTTTCTCGAGGTGCTGAAGACCGAGCTTGACCGGCTCGGTATCCAGGACATCAACAACGTTCAGAGCCTGATCCTCTACAACATCGGCGAAGACGAGATGACCGTCGGCGAGTTGACGGCGCGCGGCTACTATCTCGGCTCCAACGTGTCCTACAATGTGAAGAAGATGGTCGAGAACGGCTATCTCGGGCAGGAGCGTTCGCCGCACGACCGCCGGTCGGTGCGCGTCCGCCTTTCGGAAAAGGGCCTGGATCTCCGCGAGAAGATCAGCCGCATGTTCGAGCGCCATCTGACGGCGCTGGAGAAGGCCGGCTTCAGCGACGAGGAGCTGGTCAAGGCGAACGAGACGCTGCGCAAGCTCGAACGCTTCTGGTCCGCGTCACTCGACTACAGCGGCTTTCCGCTGACCTCGGCGGCCTGA
- a CDS encoding diacylglycerol/lipid kinase family protein yields the protein MMAASAAQASRQEGEGRKTAIILNRSAGTLAGQPIDDTVAAIRSAFERHGAEVSLTAVEPADCASEIRKAIDSDAELVIVGGGDGTIHTAVNMILPTGKILGILPLGTMNLLARDLKTPLDLDEAYEALAAGEVSSIDVAEVNGEVYLNSSVLGFYPQVVQEREEKRKRHRLLKWPAMALAMVRTFRRLPLLDVRIDWGEGPRRVRTPILVVSNNPFDGEAGSMLLRRNTLASGKLGVYVARQRDPWGLLRLMGRTVLGTWQQDEELETLTATQLTVHSRRRRLKMVNDGEILQMEPPLNYRIRHKALKILLPKAAPEGDDA from the coding sequence ATGATGGCAGCTTCAGCAGCGCAAGCGTCACGTCAGGAGGGAGAGGGCCGCAAGACGGCCATCATCCTCAACCGGTCCGCGGGAACGCTGGCCGGCCAGCCGATCGACGACACGGTGGCGGCGATCCGCAGCGCCTTCGAGCGGCACGGGGCGGAGGTGTCGCTGACCGCGGTGGAGCCGGCCGACTGCGCGTCGGAAATCCGCAAGGCCATCGACTCCGACGCGGAACTGGTGATCGTGGGCGGCGGCGACGGGACCATCCACACCGCGGTCAACATGATCCTGCCCACCGGCAAGATCCTGGGCATCCTGCCACTCGGCACCATGAACCTGCTGGCGCGCGACCTGAAGACCCCGCTCGACCTCGACGAGGCGTACGAGGCCCTGGCCGCCGGGGAGGTGAGCAGCATCGACGTGGCGGAGGTGAACGGCGAGGTCTACCTGAACAGCTCCGTCCTCGGCTTCTACCCGCAGGTGGTTCAGGAGCGCGAGGAGAAGCGCAAGCGGCACCGGCTGCTGAAATGGCCGGCAATGGCGCTCGCCATGGTCCGCACTTTCCGCCGCCTGCCCCTGCTCGACGTCCGGATCGACTGGGGCGAGGGGCCGCGCCGCGTGCGCACTCCGATTCTGGTGGTTTCCAACAACCCCTTCGACGGCGAGGCGGGCAGCATGCTCCTGCGCCGCAACACGCTCGCGTCCGGCAAGCTCGGCGTCTATGTGGCGCGGCAACGCGACCCCTGGGGGCTGCTGCGGCTGATGGGGCGCACCGTGCTCGGAACTTGGCAGCAGGATGAGGAGTTGGAAACGCTGACGGCCACGCAACTGACGGTGCACAGCCGGCGGCGGCGGCTGAAGATGGTCAACGATGGTGAAATCCTGCAGATGGAGCCGCCGCTGAACTACCGCATCCGTCACAAGGCGCTGAAGATCCTGCTGCCCAAGGCGGCCCCCGAAGGGGACGACGCGTGA
- a CDS encoding YbhB/YbcL family Raf kinase inhibitor-like protein, protein MAIADRWSFLMHNRSALLLAAILAMGAAPAAAFELTSPDIKDGAPLGERHVFAGFGCTGENLSPALAWKDAPAGTRSFAVTAYDPDAPTGSGWWHWIVFNLPATTLRLSAGAGNPDTGLLPAGALQSRTDFGTPGYGGACPPVGDPPHRYVFTVHALKTDSLPLDANSSGAMVGFLLNANRLEKATLTARYGR, encoded by the coding sequence GTGGCCATCGCCGACCGATGGAGTTTCCTCATGCACAATCGTTCCGCTCTCCTGCTCGCCGCCATCCTTGCCATGGGCGCCGCCCCGGCCGCCGCTTTCGAGCTGACCAGCCCTGACATCAAGGACGGGGCGCCTCTGGGCGAGCGGCATGTCTTCGCCGGCTTCGGCTGCACAGGGGAAAATCTCTCGCCAGCGTTGGCCTGGAAGGACGCACCGGCCGGCACGCGCAGCTTCGCTGTCACCGCCTACGACCCCGATGCGCCGACAGGCAGCGGCTGGTGGCATTGGATCGTTTTTAACCTTCCCGCCACCACCCTGCGGCTCTCGGCCGGGGCTGGAAATCCGGACACCGGATTGCTTCCGGCCGGAGCGTTGCAAAGCCGCACCGACTTCGGTACGCCGGGCTACGGCGGTGCCTGTCCGCCGGTCGGCGACCCACCGCACCGCTACGTCTTCACCGTCCATGCATTGAAGACGGACAGCCTTCCGCTCGACGCGAACTCGTCGGGCGCCATGGTCGGCTTTCTACTGAACGCCAACCGCCTGGAAAAGGCCACGCTGACCGCGCGTTACGGTCGATGA
- the hemB gene encoding porphobilinogen synthase, with protein sequence MSASHFRSPASFPRTRLRRNRADAWTRRLVAENRLTVDDLIWPVFVIEGQNQRVPVASMPGVERLTIDLLTEAVAAAGDLGIPCVALFPVVGAEGKSEDAAEAYRPDNLMNRAIRALKAAVPHVGILGDVALDPYTTHGHDGLMRDGYIQNDETVEVLARQALSQADAGVDIVAPSDMMDGRIGLIRDRLDSHGHELVRLCSYAAKYASAFYGPFRDAVNSGGFLKGDKKTYQMNPANTDEALHEVALDLQEGADMVMVKPGLPYLDVIRRVKDTFAVPTFAYHVSGEYAMLRAAAQNGWLDYDKALLETLTGFKRAGCDAILTYGAVDAARRLREG encoded by the coding sequence ATGTCCGCTTCGCATTTCCGGTCCCCGGCGTCCTTCCCGCGCACCCGGCTGCGCCGCAACCGCGCCGACGCCTGGACCCGCCGCCTCGTCGCCGAAAACCGCCTGACCGTGGACGACCTGATCTGGCCGGTCTTCGTCATCGAGGGGCAGAACCAGCGGGTGCCCGTGGCCTCCATGCCCGGCGTGGAACGTCTGACCATCGACCTGCTGACCGAGGCGGTGGCCGCGGCCGGCGACCTCGGCATCCCCTGCGTCGCCCTGTTCCCGGTCGTGGGCGCCGAGGGCAAGTCGGAGGACGCGGCGGAGGCCTACCGCCCCGACAACCTGATGAACCGCGCCATCCGTGCGCTGAAGGCCGCGGTGCCGCATGTCGGCATCCTGGGGGATGTGGCGCTGGACCCCTACACCACCCACGGCCACGACGGGCTGATGCGCGACGGCTACATCCAGAACGACGAGACGGTCGAGGTTCTGGCCCGGCAGGCGCTGTCGCAGGCCGACGCCGGCGTGGACATCGTCGCCCCTTCGGACATGATGGACGGCCGCATCGGCCTGATCCGCGACCGGCTGGACAGCCATGGGCATGAGTTGGTGCGGCTGTGCTCCTACGCCGCCAAATACGCATCGGCCTTCTACGGCCCGTTCCGCGACGCGGTGAATTCCGGCGGTTTCCTGAAGGGCGACAAGAAGACCTACCAGATGAACCCCGCCAACACCGACGAGGCCCTGCACGAGGTCGCCCTCGACCTGCAGGAAGGGGCGGACATGGTGATGGTGAAGCCGGGTCTGCCCTATCTCGACGTCATCCGCCGGGTCAAAGACACCTTCGCGGTTCCGACCTTCGCCTACCACGTCTCCGGCGAATACGCGATGCTGCGCGCCGCTGCGCAGAACGGCTGGCTTGATTACGACAAGGCCCTGCTGGAGACCCTGACCGGCTTCAAGCGCGCCGGCTGCGACGCCATTCTGACCTACGGCGCCGTGGACGCGGCGCGGCGGTTGAGGGAAGGCTGA
- a CDS encoding ABC transporter ATP-binding protein, producing the protein MPDGATVRTAMLEVADLQAFYGESHVLHGVNLEVRQGEVVTLLGRNGAGKTTTMRSIMGIVGKRTGAIRFQGRELIGMAPHRIPRLGIGYVPEERGIFASLNVEENLTLPPVVKDGGMTVQQIYELFPNLQGRGSTQGTRLSGGEQQMLAIARILRTGATMILLDEPTEGLAPVIIEQIGVAVRKLKQRGFTVLLVEQNFRFAATIADRHYMMEEGHVVDMIPNNQLAANMEKLHTYLGV; encoded by the coding sequence ATGCCTGACGGCGCAACGGTGAGGACGGCGATGCTGGAAGTCGCCGATCTCCAGGCTTTCTACGGCGAAAGCCACGTGCTGCACGGGGTGAACCTGGAGGTCCGCCAGGGGGAGGTGGTGACCCTGCTGGGCCGCAACGGCGCCGGCAAGACGACCACCATGCGCTCCATCATGGGCATCGTCGGCAAGCGCACCGGCGCCATCCGATTCCAGGGGCGGGAGCTGATCGGCATGGCGCCGCACAGGATTCCGCGCCTCGGCATCGGTTATGTGCCTGAGGAGCGCGGCATCTTCGCCTCGCTCAACGTCGAGGAAAACCTGACGCTGCCGCCCGTCGTGAAGGACGGCGGCATGACGGTCCAGCAGATCTACGAGCTGTTTCCCAACCTCCAGGGCCGGGGCTCGACCCAGGGCACCCGCCTGTCGGGCGGGGAACAGCAGATGCTGGCCATCGCGCGCATCCTGCGCACCGGCGCCACCATGATTCTGCTCGACGAACCGACGGAGGGTCTGGCCCCGGTGATCATCGAGCAGATCGGCGTGGCCGTCCGCAAGCTGAAGCAGCGCGGCTTCACCGTCCTGCTGGTGGAGCAGAATTTCCGCTTCGCCGCCACCATCGCCGACCGCCATTACATGATGGAGGAAGGTCATGTGGTGGACATGATCCCGAACAACCAGCTCGCCGCCAACATGGAGAAACTGCACACGTATCTGGGTGTCTGA
- a CDS encoding metallophosphoesterase family protein: MKKLAHISDLHFGRIDPLVVDGLLADLTAARPDLIVISGDLVQRAKARHFLEARAFLEKLPFPYLVVPGNHDIPVYNVVRRFLDPFGNYKRYITKDLSPFHIDSEIAVLGINTARSVITDFSEGRMNKAQIKRVREVFCEVPDTVFKVLFTHHPFLPPPDAPKTKLVGRHKLALPALESCGVDLLLAGHLHRAYSGDIMTHHTQVARSILVAQASTATSTRLRNEANAYNLIAIEPPRVTFEVRSWEGAAFTGGLVSQWRKDGHRWVMEMQDSGFRPVSGAA; this comes from the coding sequence GTGAAGAAGCTCGCCCATATCTCGGATCTGCATTTCGGGCGGATCGACCCGCTGGTGGTCGACGGCCTGCTGGCCGACCTGACGGCGGCGCGGCCCGACCTGATCGTCATCTCCGGCGATCTGGTCCAGCGCGCCAAGGCCCGCCATTTCCTGGAGGCGCGGGCCTTTCTGGAAAAGCTGCCCTTCCCCTATCTGGTCGTGCCGGGCAACCATGACATCCCGGTCTACAACGTGGTGCGCCGCTTCCTCGACCCGTTCGGAAACTACAAGCGCTACATCACCAAAGACCTCAGCCCCTTCCACATCGATTCGGAAATCGCCGTTCTGGGGATCAACACGGCGCGCTCGGTCATCACGGATTTCTCCGAAGGGCGCATGAACAAGGCGCAGATCAAGCGCGTGCGGGAGGTGTTCTGCGAGGTGCCCGACACCGTCTTCAAGGTGCTGTTTACCCACCACCCCTTCCTGCCGCCGCCCGATGCGCCGAAGACGAAGCTGGTCGGGCGGCACAAGCTGGCCCTGCCGGCGCTGGAAAGCTGCGGGGTGGACCTGCTGCTGGCCGGGCACCTGCACCGCGCCTATTCCGGCGACATCATGACCCACCACACCCAGGTGGCCCGCTCCATCCTGGTCGCCCAGGCCTCCACCGCAACCTCCACGCGGCTGCGCAACGAGGCCAACGCCTACAACCTCATCGCCATCGAACCGCCGCGCGTCACCTTCGAGGTGCGGTCCTGGGAAGGGGCGGCCTTCACCGGCGGCCTCGTCTCGCAATGGCGCAAGGACGGCCATCGCTGGGTCATGGAGATGCAGGACTCGGGATTCAGACCTGTGAGCGGTGCGGCTTGA